From a single Shewanella donghaensis genomic region:
- a CDS encoding DUF3450 domain-containing protein, which yields MSKVSNRTKIATALVGALALASSNFVIADPLTDVQKADSKIHADAASSQNKVDKYFDQAQDMLFEYGSVADERESLKSYNDYVAGLVADQQATMKLIQDDIDGVDALRQGVVPLMFKMVEALEQFIALDLPFNVEARETRVQRLRDTLNSAEVTLAEKYRLILDAYNIEREYGSKLIAETGQLKLGDKEILVDFLNFGRVSLYAQSQDQKSAWMFNDETKAWDQLEDSYLRNLSKAIKQARGQGAPDLFALPIPAAEAAQ from the coding sequence ATGTCCAAGGTAAGCAATAGAACAAAAATCGCTACTGCACTTGTTGGCGCGCTTGCATTAGCTAGCAGCAACTTCGTGATTGCAGATCCTCTTACTGATGTGCAGAAAGCAGATAGCAAGATCCATGCTGACGCTGCATCATCGCAAAATAAAGTTGATAAGTATTTTGATCAAGCACAAGACATGCTTTTTGAGTATGGCTCAGTTGCTGACGAACGCGAATCACTAAAATCTTACAATGATTATGTCGCTGGTTTGGTTGCAGACCAACAAGCAACAATGAAACTGATTCAAGATGATATCGACGGTGTTGATGCTCTTAGACAAGGCGTTGTTCCATTAATGTTTAAAATGGTAGAAGCTTTAGAGCAATTTATTGCATTAGACTTACCATTCAATGTTGAAGCTCGCGAAACTCGTGTTCAGCGTTTGAGAGATACATTAAACAGTGCTGAAGTGACTTTAGCCGAAAAATACCGTTTGATTTTAGACGCATATAACATTGAGCGTGAATACGGTTCAAAGTTGATTGCTGAAACTGGCCAATTAAAACTTGGTGATAAAGAAATCCTAGTTGATTTCTTAAACTTCGGCCGTGTAAGCCTTTACGCTCAAAGCCAAGATCAAAAGTCTGCTTGGATGTTTAACGACGAAACTAAAGCTTGGGATCAGTTAGAAGATAGCTACCTTCGTAACTTAAGCAAAGCAATTAAACAGGCTCGTGGACAAGGTGCACCTGATCTGTTTGCTCTACCAATCCCTGCTGCGGAGGCTGCGCAATAA
- a CDS encoding MotA/TolQ/ExbB proton channel family protein: MKKFITTAIVAATLSLTSGMVSAADAPKTIDQLLKQVQTDRANASKTNKKREAEFLNERGDKAALLKREKSALATERQRGKDLAQAFTDNERKIAQLEEDRKIASGDLGEMFGVVKGEAGDFAGKLVSSNITAQFPGREAFIAELGARKELPKIDELERFWEAQLFEMVESGKVVNFNADVTGLDGGVTNTTVTRVGAYNLLADGKYVVYNADLGLIQQLSQQPGGTQVASVKSFTSATSGYEKLYVDPARGVLLSVFTQKATIEERIEAGGPIGYIIIGLLVLGALISIERLVTLYIVGAKVKAQRKDTSKPGNNALGRVLKVYHANKDVDVETLELKLDEAILKETPALEARISIIKVLAAIAPMMGLLGTVTGMIATFQTIQLFGTGDPRLMAGGISMALMTTVQGLVAALPLMLMHAIVIARSKSVVQVLEEQSAGIIAEHAEKRAD, translated from the coding sequence ATGAAAAAGTTTATTACTACAGCAATCGTTGCTGCAACTCTGTCACTAACATCAGGTATGGTTAGCGCTGCAGATGCACCAAAAACGATTGATCAATTATTAAAACAAGTTCAAACCGACCGTGCTAACGCTTCAAAAACAAATAAAAAGCGCGAAGCGGAATTTTTAAACGAACGTGGTGATAAAGCTGCTCTTCTTAAACGTGAAAAATCAGCCCTTGCGACTGAAAGACAACGTGGTAAAGATTTAGCTCAAGCATTTACTGATAACGAACGTAAAATCGCGCAACTTGAAGAAGATCGTAAGATTGCTTCTGGTGACTTAGGCGAAATGTTTGGTGTTGTTAAAGGTGAAGCTGGCGATTTCGCTGGTAAGTTAGTTTCTTCTAACATTACTGCGCAATTCCCAGGCCGTGAAGCATTTATTGCGGAACTTGGTGCACGTAAAGAACTACCAAAAATCGATGAGCTAGAGCGCTTTTGGGAAGCTCAACTTTTTGAAATGGTTGAATCAGGTAAAGTTGTTAATTTCAATGCTGATGTTACTGGCTTAGACGGTGGTGTTACTAATACAACCGTTACTCGTGTTGGTGCATACAACCTTTTGGCTGATGGTAAATATGTTGTTTACAACGCAGACCTTGGTTTGATTCAACAGCTTTCACAGCAACCAGGTGGTACGCAAGTAGCAAGTGTTAAATCATTTACTAGCGCAACTTCTGGTTATGAGAAGCTCTATGTCGATCCAGCTCGCGGTGTTCTATTAAGCGTATTCACTCAGAAAGCGACAATCGAAGAACGTATTGAAGCGGGTGGTCCAATTGGTTACATCATTATTGGTTTACTTGTTCTTGGTGCATTAATTTCAATTGAACGTTTAGTGACTCTTTATATTGTTGGCGCTAAAGTTAAAGCTCAACGTAAAGATACTTCTAAACCTGGCAACAACGCATTAGGTCGAGTACTTAAGGTATACCATGCCAATAAAGATGTTGATGTTGAAACACTTGAATTGAAACTTGATGAAGCTATTTTGAAAGAAACACCTGCTTTAGAAGCACGTATTTCTATCATTAAAGTATTAGCTGCTATCGCTCCTATGATGGGTCTACTAGGTACTGTTACCGGTATGATTGCAACTTTCCAAACAATTCAATTGTTCGGTACAGGTGATCCACGTCTAATGGCTGGTGGTATCTCAATGGCATTGATGACAACGGTTCAAGGTCTTGTTGCTGCACTTCCACTAATGCTTATGCACGCTATTGTAATTGCTCGAAGCAAATCAGTAGTTCAAGTTCTTGAAGAACAAAGTGCTGGTATTATTGCAGAGCATGCTGAGAAGAGGGCTGACTAA
- a CDS encoding MotA/TolQ/ExbB proton channel family protein, translating to MMLILMDVWDSVRGFMATGGDILWLVAAVLFLMWVLMLERFWYINLTAPKEHKEIINAWNDREDSTSWYAHRIREAWVSQAKQQMNARMLLIKTLVAICPMIGLLGTVTGMIAVFDVMAVHGTSNARMMAAGISMATMPTMAGMVAALSGVFFSTRLDAKLKISLEKLKDSLPHH from the coding sequence ATGATGCTAATCCTGATGGATGTTTGGGACTCTGTCAGGGGCTTCATGGCCACCGGAGGAGATATTCTCTGGTTGGTTGCGGCAGTGTTATTTCTAATGTGGGTGTTAATGCTTGAACGCTTTTGGTACATCAATTTAACTGCACCAAAAGAGCATAAAGAGATTATCAACGCATGGAATGATAGAGAGGATTCAACCTCTTGGTATGCACACCGTATCCGTGAAGCTTGGGTGTCCCAAGCTAAGCAACAAATGAATGCTCGTATGCTGCTTATTAAAACCTTAGTAGCCATTTGTCCAATGATTGGTCTACTTGGTACCGTAACCGGTATGATAGCAGTGTTCGATGTGATGGCAGTTCATGGTACGAGTAACGCTCGTATGATGGCGGCTGGTATTTCAATGGCAACCATGCCGACAATGGCAGGAATGGTTGCAGCATTATCAGGTGTGTTCTTTAGCACTCGACTAGATGCAAAATTGAAAATCAGTCTTGAAAAGCTTAAAGATAGCTTGCCACACCACTAG
- a CDS encoding ExbD/TolR family protein, with product MARKKHFSVEEEAQVDMTPMLDIVFIMLIFFIVTTSFIKPSGLDYKKPEASTATQQKSANIFIGVSKTGVIKMENRQVDIERVTANVERMLAEAPEAAVLIEADQEAEHGLVVKVMDNVKKAGIDKISISAGKD from the coding sequence ATGGCACGTAAAAAGCATTTTAGTGTAGAAGAAGAAGCTCAGGTAGATATGACTCCGATGCTCGACATCGTGTTTATCATGTTGATCTTCTTTATTGTGACGACTTCGTTCATTAAGCCATCAGGTCTTGATTATAAGAAACCTGAAGCTTCTACAGCGACACAACAAAAATCTGCAAACATCTTTATTGGTGTGAGTAAGACAGGCGTAATTAAGATGGAAAACCGTCAGGTTGACATCGAGCGTGTAACAGCAAACGTAGAACGTATGTTAGCTGAAGCACCTGAAGCGGCTGTATTAATCGAAGCAGACCAAGAAGCCGAACATGGCCTTGTAGTTAAGGTTATGGACAACGTTAAGAAAGCGGGTATCGATAAAATCTCGATTTCAGCGGGGAAAGACTAA
- a CDS encoding energy transducer TonB: MLRAIVSLIVGAAVTFALFVFMAFLVGGGAKRADTSADSPIIEISMDKQDTKVQDKPRVKPKPPAPPEQPPKPDTTPPDTSSDIDTNMAFNMSGVVAGGASTGFKLGNMMTRDGDATPIVRIDPQYPIAAARDGKEGYVQLSFTINELGGIEDVKVIKAEPKRVFDREAIRALKKWKYKPKIIDGKAMKVPGMTVQLDFSLDKGGR; encoded by the coding sequence ATGCTGAGAGCAATAGTATCACTAATAGTCGGTGCTGCTGTTACTTTCGCCTTGTTTGTCTTCATGGCCTTCTTGGTCGGTGGCGGCGCTAAACGCGCCGACACTTCAGCTGATTCTCCGATTATCGAGATCAGCATGGACAAACAAGATACGAAAGTTCAGGACAAGCCTAGGGTTAAACCAAAGCCGCCAGCACCACCTGAGCAACCACCGAAGCCGGACACGACTCCGCCAGATACGTCGTCAGATATTGACACGAATATGGCATTCAACATGAGTGGTGTAGTAGCAGGCGGTGCAAGTACAGGTTTTAAACTTGGCAATATGATGACGCGTGATGGTGATGCAACACCTATTGTACGTATTGATCCACAATACCCAATAGCTGCAGCACGTGATGGTAAAGAAGGTTATGTACAACTATCTTTCACTATTAATGAACTGGGCGGCATCGAAGACGTAAAAGTTATTAAAGCAGAACCTAAACGTGTCTTTGACCGAGAAGCAATTCGAGCGTTAAAGAAATGGAAATATAAGCCTAAAATCATTGATGGTAAGGCTATGAAGGTTCCTGGTATGACAGTACAACTTGATTTCAGCTTGGATAAAGGGGGTAGATAA
- a CDS encoding tetratricopeptide repeat protein: protein MRKVNKIASALLITLCSGSLLTVSTAQAAVEKCPIDERKSRAVGASAGKKVQKAFEAYTEGRLDEAIEILLEVNTKNDFDKAYIDRMIGSFYAEKGQMATSVKYLKTAVDSDILGGTDHAATMRLYADLLLQEKKFKEAIPYYYKWMDFTCKVDPVVYRRVGIAYSELKQWDKVLEVADKGLSLVEKPDKGLYQMKLTAYFNQKKYKEAVNILEVMVPLFQDDKRLWVQLAQFYLMTEDYKNSLATYDLAYKNGFLDTDGNITRLAQLMSQNGAPYNAAKLYEKHVKSGLIKESEKSIKILAGFYHNAKNFKQAAKLYGQAAEISGDADLYLKQGKILAIAEEAKASIPVFEKALAIGLDEPGEAELELTLAHLSLKQYKSAYKRANRAAKYSKTKRSANSYISYIKEKARINNITL, encoded by the coding sequence ATGCGTAAAGTAAATAAAATAGCTAGTGCGTTATTAATCACTTTATGTAGTGGTTCACTACTCACTGTTTCAACAGCACAAGCTGCTGTTGAAAAGTGTCCGATAGATGAAAGAAAGTCTCGTGCAGTTGGTGCTAGTGCTGGTAAGAAAGTTCAAAAAGCATTTGAAGCCTATACTGAAGGCCGTTTGGATGAAGCAATTGAAATATTGCTTGAAGTAAATACCAAAAATGACTTTGATAAAGCATATATTGATAGAATGATCGGTTCTTTCTATGCTGAAAAAGGTCAGATGGCTACCTCAGTAAAGTACTTAAAAACCGCTGTTGATTCTGACATTCTTGGTGGTACGGATCATGCTGCAACAATGCGTTTGTATGCTGATTTGTTATTACAAGAAAAGAAGTTTAAAGAAGCGATTCCTTACTATTACAAGTGGATGGACTTCACTTGTAAAGTTGACCCTGTTGTATACCGTCGTGTCGGTATTGCATATAGCGAACTTAAGCAGTGGGATAAAGTACTAGAAGTTGCTGATAAAGGTCTTTCTTTAGTTGAGAAGCCTGATAAAGGTCTTTATCAAATGAAATTAACTGCATACTTTAATCAAAAGAAGTATAAAGAAGCAGTTAACATCCTAGAAGTTATGGTACCTCTATTCCAAGATGATAAACGTCTTTGGGTACAGCTAGCACAATTTTATTTGATGACTGAAGATTATAAAAACTCTTTAGCAACTTACGACTTAGCTTATAAAAATGGTTTTCTTGATACTGACGGTAATATTACTCGTCTAGCTCAGCTTATGTCGCAAAATGGTGCGCCATATAATGCAGCTAAACTGTATGAAAAGCATGTGAAATCTGGTTTGATTAAAGAGTCTGAAAAGTCTATTAAAATCTTAGCTGGTTTCTATCATAACGCTAAAAACTTCAAGCAAGCCGCGAAGCTTTATGGCCAAGCTGCTGAAATATCTGGTGATGCTGATTTATACCTTAAACAAGGTAAAATATTAGCTATTGCAGAAGAAGCTAAAGCATCAATTCCAGTGTTTGAAAAAGCACTTGCTATAGGTTTGGATGAACCAGGTGAAGCTGAACTTGAGTTAACATTAGCTCATTTAAGTTTGAAGCAATATAAGTCTGCTTATAAGCGTGCAAATCGTGCTGCTAAATACAGTAAAACGAAGCGTAGCGCTAACAGTTATATTTCTTACATCAAAGAAAAAGCCAGAATAAATAACATTACTTTGTAA
- a CDS encoding DUF885 domain-containing protein — protein MKKTLLAVAITALFSLQGCSDQAKPTVSEGKVSNEIASKEVVQTAEQTYNKLADDYFNDLLALEPIYATYVGVNKYNDNFGGSLTEEYLKQRHELNSRYLKAAKAINVKELPANLQLSFDMFMYDRHMDLVAESYPEHYMPMNQFYSTVISMIQLGSGESAQPFKTVTDYKNWLGRLSGFINWISLAQARMDEGIESKVVLPKVLVERIIPQLDAQLVAEANQSLFYAPINIMPDDFTEQEKKQLTEEYDNLIQTQLIPSLTGLRDYFKETYLPHARASDGWWGLPNGKEWYQTLANSHTTTKMPVDEIHQIGLSEVKRILAEMDKVREQVHFKGDLTEFFASLSSEPEYFFNDRQGLIDGYMVLKDNINKELPKYFNVMPKADYVVKPVESFREKSAAGASYESPAVDGSRPGVFYINTYNLKAQPKWGMTTLSLHEAAPGHHFQIAIKQELTGIPEFQRFQGYTAFEEGWALYAEYLGIEMGLFEDPYQYFGKLSDEMLRAMRLVVDTGLHSKGWSREQAIQYMMDNSPMAESDIIAEVERYMAIPGQALSYKIGQLTILKLRADAEAKLGDRFDLKGFHDQILTTGSLPMAVMEKKIGRWVDSELAK, from the coding sequence ATGAAAAAAACATTACTCGCAGTTGCCATCACTGCTTTATTTTCACTGCAAGGCTGCAGTGATCAAGCTAAACCAACAGTTAGCGAAGGCAAGGTATCTAATGAGATTGCTAGCAAAGAAGTCGTTCAAACGGCTGAACAAACTTATAACAAATTAGCAGATGATTATTTTAATGATTTACTCGCTTTAGAACCCATCTATGCAACTTACGTCGGTGTTAATAAGTACAACGATAATTTTGGCGGATCATTAACCGAAGAATACCTAAAACAAAGACATGAGCTTAACTCTCGTTATTTAAAAGCCGCTAAAGCAATAAACGTTAAGGAACTTCCTGCTAATTTACAGCTAAGTTTTGACATGTTTATGTATGATCGTCACATGGATTTAGTGGCTGAATCATATCCTGAGCATTATATGCCGATGAATCAATTCTATAGTACGGTTATCAGTATGATTCAATTAGGCAGTGGTGAAAGTGCCCAACCATTCAAAACTGTTACTGATTACAAAAACTGGCTTGGTCGTCTATCTGGTTTCATTAATTGGATTTCTCTTGCACAAGCAAGAATGGATGAAGGAATCGAAAGCAAAGTCGTATTACCCAAGGTATTGGTTGAGCGAATTATTCCTCAGCTAGATGCTCAGTTAGTTGCTGAAGCCAATCAAAGTTTATTCTATGCACCTATTAACATCATGCCTGATGATTTTACTGAGCAAGAAAAGAAACAATTGACAGAGGAATATGACAATCTTATTCAGACTCAGTTAATTCCTTCTCTAACAGGTTTAAGAGATTACTTTAAAGAAACTTATCTTCCCCATGCAAGAGCATCAGATGGATGGTGGGGACTGCCAAATGGTAAAGAGTGGTACCAAACTTTAGCAAACAGTCACACAACGACTAAGATGCCTGTTGATGAAATTCACCAAATTGGTTTGTCTGAAGTTAAACGTATTCTGGCAGAAATGGATAAAGTGCGTGAACAAGTTCATTTTAAAGGGGATTTAACGGAATTTTTTGCTTCATTATCAAGTGAGCCTGAATATTTCTTTAATGACCGCCAAGGGCTTATTGATGGTTATATGGTGCTGAAAGATAATATTAATAAAGAACTACCTAAGTACTTTAATGTTATGCCAAAAGCTGATTATGTGGTTAAGCCTGTTGAGAGCTTTAGAGAGAAATCTGCAGCAGGGGCTTCTTATGAGTCGCCAGCAGTAGATGGTTCAAGACCCGGTGTATTTTATATCAATACCTATAATCTAAAAGCACAACCTAAATGGGGAATGACGACACTTTCCTTGCATGAAGCTGCGCCAGGACATCACTTCCAAATAGCGATTAAGCAAGAACTGACTGGCATTCCTGAATTCCAGCGTTTCCAAGGGTATACCGCATTCGAAGAAGGTTGGGCTTTATATGCTGAGTACCTAGGGATCGAAATGGGGTTATTTGAAGACCCGTATCAGTACTTTGGTAAGCTTTCAGATGAAATGTTACGTGCTATGCGTTTAGTGGTTGATACTGGGTTGCACTCTAAAGGATGGAGTCGAGAGCAAGCTATCCAGTACATGATGGATAACTCTCCAATGGCTGAATCAGATATTATTGCTGAAGTAGAGCGTTACATGGCAATTCCAGGTCAGGCTCTTTCTTATAAAATTGGCCAACTTACCATTTTGAAGCTGCGTGCTGATGCAGAAGCTAAATTGGGTGACAGATTTGACCTTAAAGGTTTTCATGATCAAATCCTCACCACGGGTTCATTACCAATGGCGGTTATGGAGAAAAAAATTGGACGTTGGGTTGATTCTGAATTGGCAAAATAA
- a CDS encoding peptidylprolyl isomerase, protein MVQATARHLLVSSEEQCEDLKQQIVAGADFAEIAKAHSSCPSGAQGGDLGSFGPGMMVREFDEVVFSAPLNEVQGPVKTQFGYHLLEVTSRA, encoded by the coding sequence ATGGTACAGGCAACAGCGAGACACCTTCTAGTCAGTTCAGAAGAACAATGTGAAGATCTTAAACAACAAATCGTAGCCGGTGCAGATTTCGCTGAAATTGCTAAAGCCCATTCTTCATGTCCATCTGGAGCACAAGGTGGAGATTTAGGTTCATTTGGCCCAGGTATGATGGTTCGTGAATTTGATGAAGTCGTTTTTAGTGCTCCACTGAACGAAGTACAAGGTCCTGTAAAAACTCAGTTTGGTTACCACTTATTAGAAGTTACCAGCAGAGCTTAA
- a CDS encoding GNAT family N-acetyltransferase produces the protein MIELFTERLKIRSISQSDWNYFNDLHQDKEVMKFITEVSPLSEIKAKFESRLLPWSFESGNWLTLVIEDVHTGCFVGLTGFHCDDNLLRRAEVGYIISPNAAGKGYGTESLKAVIDWGIHQFDIHKFIGICATKNTASAKVMLNCGFMQEGCLRQNYKIGKHWVDEFVFGLLSNDIR, from the coding sequence ATGATTGAACTATTTACCGAGAGATTAAAAATCAGGTCGATTAGTCAATCTGATTGGAATTATTTTAATGACTTGCATCAAGATAAAGAGGTTATGAAGTTTATTACTGAGGTCTCACCTTTATCTGAGATTAAAGCTAAGTTTGAATCGAGATTATTGCCTTGGTCTTTTGAATCAGGTAATTGGTTAACTTTAGTCATCGAAGATGTTCATACAGGATGTTTTGTTGGTTTAACCGGCTTTCATTGTGATGATAATTTATTACGGCGCGCAGAAGTCGGTTATATCATTTCACCAAATGCAGCAGGTAAAGGCTATGGAACGGAAAGTTTAAAAGCAGTAATTGATTGGGGAATACATCAATTCGATATTCATAAATTTATTGGGATTTGCGCAACTAAAAACACCGCATCAGCTAAAGTGATGTTGAATTGTGGTTTTATGCAAGAAGGTTGTTTAAGACAGAATTATAAAATTGGTAAGCATTGGGTAGATGAGTTTGTTTTCGGGTTACTAAGTAACGACATTCGTTAA
- a CDS encoding FeoA family protein — MKLSELNPGDMAKIAEIGQLSLPQTVKRKLLSMGITPHTSFKLLRRAPMGSGVEIDLRGSRLCMRRDLADIIEVVKTNG; from the coding sequence ATGAAGCTCAGTGAACTCAATCCCGGAGATATGGCGAAGATTGCTGAAATTGGACAACTTTCGTTGCCACAAACAGTAAAGCGCAAATTGTTATCTATGGGGATCACACCACATACTTCTTTCAAATTATTACGTAGAGCTCCAATGGGGTCAGGCGTTGAAATTGATTTACGTGGGAGTCGGTTGTGCATGCGTCGTGACTTAGCAGATATTATTGAGGTGGTAAAAACTAATGGTTAA
- the feoB gene encoding Fe(2+) transporter permease subunit FeoB — protein sequence MVKEFHCVTVGNPNAGKSTLFNALTGSNQQVGNWSGVTVEKKTGYFTLDNTNIHLTDLPGIYDLLPAGNTCDCSLDEQIAQQYLAEQRIDGIINLVDATNIERHLYLTVQLRELGVPMVVVLNKIDAAKKLGVSVNLEEMTKELGCPVIAVCSREIKDVKQVQDQVLNLLKGNITELPLILNYDGSIESGVKTLQEHAPDLSRGRALAMLGNGNGCGQCDNTSLKDVVNDCTKIAEQTGTDVEVLVATTRFDFVQKIFESSVEVGEYETASDKLDKLILHPVLGVPVFLFVMYLMFMFSINVGSSFIDFFDIAAGAVFVDHFGALLTSIGAPVWVVTILAGGIGQGVQTVATFIPVIAALFLALSVLEASGYMSRAAFVVDGLMRRIGLPGKAFVPMIVGFGCSVPAIMATRTLGSERERIVTGMMAPFMSCGARLPVYALFAAAFFPESGQNLVFLLYIIGILAAVGTGLLLRSTVLPGTSSAVVMELPSYEMPKAKAVFSRTTKRTKSFILGAGKTIVIVVTLLNFVNAIGTDGSFGHEDSKESVLSVLSQKVTPFFSPMGVEQDNWPATVGIITGIFAKEAVVGTLNSLYADPMGEDEELATLSESFAEAWSTIPENLLGIAPEDPLSISVGNVENMEEAAEELEVDRSTFSALQAGFTTKVAAFSYLLFVLLYTPCVAAMGALVNEFGTKWARFAALWTFGLAYGSATVVYQGANIAKHPVQSISWISFFTIALIGFYFWLRKKGRQGEQIIPGIKIITE from the coding sequence ATGGTTAAAGAATTTCATTGCGTAACCGTAGGTAATCCAAATGCGGGTAAATCGACTCTTTTTAATGCGCTTACTGGTTCTAATCAGCAAGTCGGCAATTGGTCTGGTGTAACCGTTGAAAAGAAAACGGGCTATTTTACGCTGGATAATACCAATATTCATTTAACCGATTTACCGGGTATTTATGACTTATTACCTGCAGGTAATACTTGTGATTGCTCTTTAGATGAGCAGATTGCTCAGCAGTATCTTGCAGAACAAAGAATTGACGGGATCATTAACCTTGTCGATGCCACAAATATTGAAAGACACCTCTATTTAACTGTGCAGTTAAGAGAACTAGGTGTACCAATGGTTGTGGTATTAAATAAAATTGATGCGGCCAAAAAATTAGGCGTTAGTGTTAATCTCGAAGAGATGACCAAAGAGTTAGGTTGTCCTGTTATCGCAGTCTGTTCTCGCGAGATAAAAGACGTAAAGCAGGTACAAGACCAAGTTTTGAATTTATTAAAGGGCAACATCACTGAGTTACCTTTGATTTTGAACTACGACGGGAGTATCGAATCTGGAGTAAAAACGCTACAAGAACATGCTCCTGATTTAAGTCGTGGACGTGCACTTGCTATGCTAGGTAACGGCAATGGCTGTGGTCAATGTGACAACACCAGCTTAAAAGATGTTGTTAATGACTGTACTAAAATTGCAGAGCAAACCGGTACAGATGTAGAAGTCTTAGTGGCAACAACACGATTTGATTTTGTTCAAAAAATATTTGAAAGTTCAGTTGAAGTGGGCGAGTACGAAACTGCTAGCGATAAACTGGATAAATTAATTTTACACCCTGTTTTGGGCGTTCCTGTATTTCTATTCGTTATGTATTTAATGTTCATGTTCAGTATTAACGTGGGCAGTTCATTTATTGATTTCTTTGATATCGCGGCAGGCGCAGTTTTTGTTGATCACTTCGGCGCACTGTTAACCTCAATTGGCGCACCAGTTTGGGTTGTGACTATTTTAGCTGGCGGTATCGGTCAAGGTGTTCAGACTGTTGCTACCTTTATTCCTGTCATCGCAGCCTTGTTCCTTGCATTATCAGTGCTTGAAGCTTCTGGCTATATGTCCCGAGCTGCATTTGTCGTAGATGGCTTGATGAGACGTATCGGTTTACCTGGTAAAGCATTCGTGCCAATGATTGTGGGTTTTGGTTGTTCTGTACCTGCAATTATGGCTACACGTACACTGGGTAGTGAGCGAGAAAGAATTGTGACTGGCATGATGGCACCATTTATGTCTTGTGGTGCACGTTTACCTGTTTATGCATTATTTGCTGCAGCGTTCTTCCCTGAATCTGGTCAGAACTTAGTATTCTTACTTTATATCATCGGTATTCTAGCTGCTGTAGGCACAGGTTTATTGCTTCGTAGTACTGTTTTACCTGGCACGAGTAGTGCTGTAGTAATGGAATTACCAAGTTATGAAATGCCAAAAGCGAAAGCGGTTTTCTCTCGCACGACAAAACGAACTAAAAGTTTCATTTTAGGTGCTGGTAAAACAATTGTTATCGTGGTGACCTTACTCAACTTTGTAAATGCAATTGGTACCGATGGCAGTTTTGGCCATGAAGACAGTAAAGAATCAGTATTAAGTGTGTTGAGTCAAAAAGTGACCCCATTCTTCTCTCCGATGGGAGTAGAACAAGACAATTGGCCTGCGACTGTAGGTATTATCACCGGTATATTTGCAAAAGAAGCCGTTGTTGGAACATTAAATAGTTTATATGCTGATCCAATGGGTGAAGACGAAGAACTCGCAACGTTATCTGAGAGTTTTGCTGAAGCATGGAGTACAATCCCTGAAAACTTATTAGGTATTGCTCCTGAAGACCCATTGTCAATTTCTGTTGGCAATGTAGAAAACATGGAAGAGGCGGCAGAAGAACTGGAAGTTGATCGTTCAACTTTCAGTGCTCTTCAAGCTGGCTTTACGACCAAGGTTGCAGCATTTTCTTACTTACTATTTGTGTTGCTTTACACTCCTTGCGTAGCCGCTATGGGCGCTTTAGTCAACGAGTTCGGTACGAAATGGGCAAGGTTTGCAGCTTTATGGACTTTTGGTTTAGCTTACGGCAGCGCAACGGTGGTTTATCAAGGTGCAAATATAGCCAAGCACCCTGTTCAATCAATTAGCTGGATTTCATTCTTCACCATTGCTTTAATCGGCTTTTATTTCTGGCTAAGAAAGAAAGGTAGACAGGGTGAGCAAATTATTCCAGGTATCAAAATTATCACTGAATAA